In Fragaria vesca subsp. vesca linkage group LG1, FraVesHawaii_1.0, whole genome shotgun sequence, the sequence TTTGGTGATATTAGCCGTGCTCATGTTGTTCTTGAGAGAGAGACACAAGTTAGCAGAGGATTTGGTTTTGTTAACTTTGTGAACAAGGAACATGGCCGAAGAGCTATAGACAAACTCAATGGGTATGGCTATGACAACCTCATTCTCCGGGTGGAATGGGCCACCCCCAGGCTCAGGCCCAATTAAACGCTTGCTTGGAATCTCGTACTGTTCTTTTCGTGGTGTTTTTGTTTTTGATGGAGTTCTTTTAAGATTGTAATTTGTTGGCTTGATGAAAATTCCCATGGTTATTGTATGATTGGAATACAAATTCGAAATCATTCTCTATGATTTTTCCTAATATCATGATCAATTTCTATCTAAAACCACGTTTCTTATTATTCTCTATTTCATTTTGATGATTATAAAACATTAATATAACATGTTTACTTGCTTAGAGTGCGAATAAAGATATAAGGAATCAGTCCAGCGTGTGTGAATGAATCCGTACTAACATACAATAGGTATTGGGTGCTGGTCTCATCTCATTCTAAGGAATTGTTTTATGAATTATCTCGATCTCCATTCCACTTGTCTCTGATTCATGACCTTGTTTTCATTTCAAGTAAACTTGTGATGAGATGACTATAAGAAGCATTCTACCCTAAACAGGTCCAAAAAACCCTTATTTATATGCATGCCATTGTAAATTGACATTGGCTACTAGTTGTCTAGTTCTACATCACAACAAGAGCATGAGATCTATAAGCTTCCCGAAACCAACATTGAATTTGACTTGTCTTCCTTAGAAAAATACTACATATATAGTATTAATTATTCTTCTGTAAGAAAAATTGTATATTACACAGTCAATATTTCAAAAGCTAATTTATAGTTCCTCTTTCACGTATCTCATCAAGTTTCCAAGTATCCAGCCTCCCTAGTTTTTCTGCTTCCTTTTGCTTTTCAAAAAGTCTGTGTATGTGTGACTGTGTTAACCATGGGAAGAGCTCCATGCTGTGACAAATCTAAAGTGAAAAGAGGACCATGGTCTCTTGAAGAAGACGCCACCCTCAGGAACTACCTCAACGAACATGGCACTGCTGGCAACTGGATTACTCTCCCAACCAAAGCAGGTGCTTAATCCTTCTATTTCTCTTGATTTGCATGCATTTTAATCAAATCTCCTCTACATATATATATGGTGGTTAATCAGTTGAACTTTTGTTGTTGAAGGCCTAAATCGTTGCGGTAAGAGCTGTCGTTTGAGATGGCTGAACTATCTTAGGCCAGACATCAAGCGTGGTAGTTTCACTGAGGAAGAAGACAATGTTATCTGTACTCTCTTTAGAAGCATTGGAAGCAGGCAATTAATAAGTTCAATACCCAAGTTTACTAGCTAGCACTGCCACTTTCTTTTAGTAGCAGGTTTATATGTTGAATTGTGGATCATTATGTTTAATTATTGTCTATGTTTTTGGGATTAGGTGGTCTGTCATAGCTTCTAAACTGCCAGGACGAACAGATAATGATGTGAAAAACCATTGGAACACAAAGTTGAAGAAGAAGCTGCTCGCGGTGGCAGCAAGAAAAAACATCTTTTCTACCAGAAAGAACAACATTGCTCAGTTTTCGTCTCCAGTTCCTCCCAAAATCGAAACCCCTCAAGGCGCCGAGACTGCTTCATCTTGTCTAAGTGGCACATTACCATATGCTGCGAACACAAGCTTTGTGCATAGTTTTGATCAAGCAAAGCAAACTTTGGAACCCTGGTGCAGTTATTTTTCTGGTTCAAAGCCTATGGAAGTTTCTGATTTCGGCAGCACCAGTGAAAGTAACAGTTTCAGTATTCCACAGTCTCATCAGGAAGTCTCAAGTCTTCCCAGCTCATCTAGTTTAGCTCAGCTGGATCAGAACCACTACTCCTTATGGTCTGGATTTGAAGATTTCAACATTAACAGCGATTTCCTTGTGAACTTCGAATTCGAAACTCCTCCTGGTGATCATTTTCTTCCGGGTGGCTTTGGTTATTAGGCTGTGTACGTTGTTTTCAAATGTTTAATCGGTCTTTTTTTTTTTTTTTTTTTTTTTTTTTTCTCTAAGTACGTAAACGTTTCGTTATGCAAGTGAAATATTCATAATAAGAATCAATTGTTTGCGTATGACTAGTCAGTGGTTCACGATAGTTGCATTGGCAGCCAATTCTTAGTGAAGAAAATGTCTCCCTCTGATCGAGACCCCCAGTGTGTTGTGTCCTTGTGCATTGATGTAATGGAGGTCAATTCATACCCTTTGAATGAGTTTTACCAACTTTCTTCATCAGTTTCAAACAGATGCGAGGTCCTTGCTGCGTCACATAATTCTAACATCATTTAAGGGGGTTGGGATCCCTTTTTGTGCATTAACACGTTGACGCATAATGTATATACCAACTCTTATACACAAAAAAAATTATCTACTTTTATGTTTCGACGCATTAATGAACAATAAATACTCACATTTCAGTACATATTACGCCTCAAAGATATCAAACTATACATATTGCATTGATTCCACTATATATAGTCATGAAATTAAAAGTCACAAGTCATAAGTAATCTACATCATCCACATTAATCAACTTCAAGCTAATATATCCAGTGTTCGATCTTTTAACCACAGGTTACTCCTATAGGCCACAGTATGAACACAAAGTTTACCTAGTCAAGATTGTTCATGGATAGTCACTTTGAACATTATTGACAATTTGAAAAGAGACCAGTGTGATTAGTCACTTGTAACTGCCATTAGATATTGGGGAAAATGGAAGACTAATACTTAAAAAAGGTGAGACAAAAATGAGTGCCCCCTCTCCTCTCTTGCTGGAAGTGGCAAGAGCAAGCAGCTTGATTGCTTATAATAGAGTGTATTGATTTGCTTCACTATGTGGCTCGTCTGAACCCCATTTTATATATCCTTTGTTCAACCTGTTCTCTGCTTCCTAGAAATTTCGTGATAGTTTCAATCTACTATATACATATAGCTTCTTGATCATTTTGATTTATAAACAAAGGGCAAAGAGTTAAAAGTCCAGAGCATATATATTATAGAGTACATGATTTCAGTTAGCAACCCTGTTTGAATCTTGTTAGCCAAGTACAACAGTCAAGTCTGGGGTTTGAGCTAGCCTCCAGTAGTACGTTCATAAAAATAGTGAATATTTTCAGGTCAATGGATGCGTATTTCTTAATCCAGACTAATAGATAAGACACGTCTGCAAATCAGGGTATAATTTGGACCGTTTAGGGATTTATTGAATAATTAACCATATGATGTTGTCTCTTGTGTTTGTTATGAATAAAGTATTTTCGTTTCTTCTCAAAAAAAAAAAAAAACATAGCATGTTGTAAGAGTCGCACTAATTCCATCGGATGGAGTTGTGTATTTAGTTGCTAGGAGTAGAACCAAGCTGTAATGGGGAACATAACTTGAATTGGTATCAATTTGGACGTATAAAAGAATTAGCGACCCGCTCAGATCATGCCAATGTGGAGATTGTTGAAAAATATAGCTTAGATTTGAGCTTTATTACTATTCAAAGTGTCAAACCTCATATGTGAAGGAATCATTTATTGGTTATAAGACATTACACATTCATATCAGTTCGACCTATGATGCCTACAAGGAATTTACAGAAACTATATTGGATGAATAAACTCAAAATGGATTACAAGCTTGACTTCTGTAGCAAGGAAGCAAAATAATGAAGTTACAGAGAAACTTATGTCCTAAGATCAAATAGGGGGACTATATATTACCTAGCAAATGGCCCAGTCATGGAATCGGCATTTGTGGAATCTGTATACATGGAACTATTATAAGGCGAACTACTATATGCTGCTGCAAATCTATCTCCACTTTCTTCTGTCAATCCAAAATTTCTTTCTCGATTCCTCGACAACTCCATTTCCAGACACTGTTTTAGCTCAGATAACACAAAACTCATGGTGGCTCTTTGGTGAGAGGTTCTAGTTGTGCATGTCATTGCTATTTCGAAAGCTTTCCAAACTGAATTCACATCGAAATCTCCTTCCATTCTTTGATCAACAACACTTGCTATATTCCCTTTTTGGAGCTCAGGACTCACCCAATGCACAATGTGGATTCTTTCGTCGCTTCTTATGACTGCAGGTTGGCCTGTGATCAGTTCCAATAGTACTACGCCAAAACTATACACATCGCTTTTCTCATTCAACTTATGTGAACTGTAGTACCTGGACACAAGAAACAACACTTCAGCTTTATGTCATATTCTCACATAACCAAAATACTAATGGAATGAGAGATTTGAGACATACTCTGGGTCTAAATAACCTGCTGTCCCCATAACTGTTGTTTCCACATCAGTTTCACTGTCATTGGTGAAAACCTTAGAAAGACCGAAATCTGCAATCTTAGCTTCCAAGTTTTCACTTAAGAGAATGTTGGCAGTCTTCACATCTCTGTGTACAATAGGTGGCTTGCATCCATGGTGCAAGTACTCGAGCCCTGTGACCAAATTTT encodes:
- the LOC101309972 gene encoding transcription factor RAX1-like; this encodes MGRAPCCDKSKVKRGPWSLEEDATLRNYLNEHGTAGNWITLPTKAGLNRCGKSCRLRWLNYLRPDIKRGSFTEEEDNVICTLFRSIGSRWSVIASKLPGRTDNDVKNHWNTKLKKKLLAVAARKNIFSTRKNNIAQFSSPVPPKIETPQGAETASSCLSGTLPYAANTSFVHSFDQAKQTLEPWCSYFSGSKPMEVSDFGSTSESNSFSIPQSHQEVSSLPSSSSLAQLDQNHYSLWSGFEDFNINSDFLVNFEFETPPGDHFLPGGFGY